The following coding sequences lie in one Vicugna pacos chromosome 5, VicPac4, whole genome shotgun sequence genomic window:
- the AGFG1 gene encoding arf-GAP domain and FG repeat-containing protein 1 isoform X2: protein MAASAKRKQEEKHLKMLRDMTGLPHNRKCFDCDQRGPTYVNMTVGSFVCTSCSGSLRGLNPPHRVKSISMTTFTQQEIEFLQKHGNEVCKQIWLGLFDDRSSAIPDFRDPQKVKEFLQEKYEKKRWYVPPEQAKVVASVHASISGSSASSTSSTPEVKPLKSLLGDSAPALHLNKGTPSQSPVVGRSQGQQQEKKQFDLLSDLGSDIFAAPAPQSTATANFANFAHFNSHAAQNSANADFANFDAFGQSSGSSNFGGFPTASHSSFQPQTTAFRMLSSSCSFGEFTSAFPLQATNSGSAGSVNANFAHFDNFPKSSSADFGTFSTSQSHQTASAVSKVPASKAGLQTTDKYAALANLDNIFSAGQGGDQGSGFGTTGKAPVGSVVSVPSQSSASSDKYAALAELDSVFSSAATSSNAYTSTSNASRCLVNVFGTVPVGASAQTQPASSSVPAPFGATPSTNPFVAAAGPSVASSTNPFQTNARGATATFGTASMSMPAGFGTPAPYSLPTSFSGSFQQPAFPAQAAFPQQTAFSQQPNGAGFAAFGQSKPVVTPFGQVAAAGVSSNPFMTGAPTGQFPTGSSSTNPFL from the exons GCGAGGGTTAAATCCACCACACAGGGTGAAATCCATCTCCATGACAACATTCACACAACAGGAAATTGAATTCCTtcaaaaacatggaaatgaa GTCTGTAAACAGATTTGGCTAGGATTGTTTGATGATAGATCTTCAGCAATTCCAGACTTCAGGGATCCACAAAAAGTGAAAGAGTTCCtacaagaaaaatatgaaaagaaaagatg GTATGTCCCACCAGAACAAGCCAAAGTGGTGGCATCAGTTCATGCATCTATTTCAGGGTCCTCTGCCAGTAGCACAAGCAGCACACCTGAGGTCAAACCACTGAAATCTCTTTTAGGAGATTCAGCACCAGCACTGCACCTAAATAAGGGCACACCTAGTCAG TCCCCTGTCGTAGGTCGCTCTCAAGGGCAGCAGCAGGAAAAGAAGCAGTTTGACCTTTTAAGTGATCTTGGCTCAGACATCTTTGCTGCTCCAGCACCTCAGTCAACAGCTACAGCCAATTTTGCTAACTTTGCACATTTCAACAGTCATGCAG CTCAGAATTCTGCAAATGCAGATTTTGCAAACTTTGATGCATTTGGACAGTCTAGTGGTTCGAGTAATTTTGGAGGTTTCCCCACAGCAAGTCACTCTTCTTTTCAGCCCCAAACTACAG CATTTAGAATGCTTTCATCTAGCTGCAGTTTTGGTGAATTTACTTCAGCTTTTCCTCTCCAGGCTACCAACA GTGGAAGTGCTGGATCAGTAAATGCTAATTTTGCTCATTTTGATAACTTCCCCAAATCCTCCAGTGCTGATTTTGGAACCTTCAGTACTTCCCAGAGTCATCAAACAGCATCAGCTGTTAGTAAAGTTCCAGCGAGCAAAGCTGGTCTACAGACTACAGACAAATACGCCGCACTTGCTAATTTAGACAATATCTTCAGTGCTGGGCAAG gtGGTGATCAGGGTAGTGGCTTTGGGACCACAGGCAAAGCTCCTGTTGGTTCTGTGGTTTCAGTTCCCAGTCAGTCAAGTGCATCTTCAGACAAGTATGCAGCCCTGGCAGAACTGGACAGTGTTTTCAGCTCTGCAGCCACCTCCAGCAACGCATACACTTCGACGAGTAATGCTAGCAGGTGCCTCGT tAATGTTTTTGGAACAGTGCCAGTGGGTGCTTCTGCACAGACCCAGCCTGCTTCTTCAAGTGTGCCTGCTCCGTTTGGAG ctacaccTTCTACAAATCCATttgttgctgctgctggtccTTCTGTGGCATCTTCTACAAATCCATTTCAGACCAATGCCAGAGGAGCGACAg CGACCTTTGGCACTGCATCAATGAGCATGCCGGCAGGGTTCGGTACTCCCGCTCCCTATAGTCTTCCCACCAGCTTTAGCGGCAGCTTCCAGCAGCCTGCCTTCCCAGCCCAGGCGGCTTTCCCTCAGCAGACAGCTTTTTCTCAACAGCCCAATG GTGCAGGTTTTGCAGCATTTGGACAAAGCAAGCCAGTGGTAACCCCTTTTGGTCAAGTTGCAGCTGCTGGAGTGTCTAGTAATCCTTTTATG aCTGGTGCACCGACAGGACAATTTCCAACAGGAAGCTCATCAACCAATCCTTTCTTATAG
- the AGFG1 gene encoding arf-GAP domain and FG repeat-containing protein 1 isoform X8, with translation MAASAKRKQEEKHLKMLRDMTGLPHNRKCFDCDQRGPTYVNMTVGSFVCTSCSGSLRGLNPPHRVKSISMTTFTQQEIEFLQKHGNEVCKQIWLGLFDDRSSAIPDFRDPQKVKEFLQEKYEKKRWYVPPEQAKVVASVHASISGSSASSTSSTPEVKPLKSLLGDSAPALHLNKGTPSQSPVVGRSQGQQQEKKQFDLLSDLGSDIFAAPAPQSTATANFANFAHFNSHAAQNSANADFANFDAFGQSSGSSNFGGFPTASHSSFQPQTTGGSAGSVNANFAHFDNFPKSSSADFGTFSTSQSHQTASAVSKVPASKAGLQTTDKYAALANLDNIFSAGQGGDQGSGFGTTGKAPVGSVVSVPSQSSASSDKYAALAELDSVFSSAATSSNAYTSTSNASRCLVNVFGTVPVGASAQTQPASSSVPAPFGATPSTNPFVAAAGPSVASSTNPFQTNARGATAATFGTASMSMPAGFGTPAPYSLPTSFSGSFQQPAFPAQAAFPQQTAFSQQPNGAGFAAFGQSKPVVTPFGQVAAAGVSSNPFMTGAPTGQFPTGSSSTNPFL, from the exons GCGAGGGTTAAATCCACCACACAGGGTGAAATCCATCTCCATGACAACATTCACACAACAGGAAATTGAATTCCTtcaaaaacatggaaatgaa GTCTGTAAACAGATTTGGCTAGGATTGTTTGATGATAGATCTTCAGCAATTCCAGACTTCAGGGATCCACAAAAAGTGAAAGAGTTCCtacaagaaaaatatgaaaagaaaagatg GTATGTCCCACCAGAACAAGCCAAAGTGGTGGCATCAGTTCATGCATCTATTTCAGGGTCCTCTGCCAGTAGCACAAGCAGCACACCTGAGGTCAAACCACTGAAATCTCTTTTAGGAGATTCAGCACCAGCACTGCACCTAAATAAGGGCACACCTAGTCAG TCCCCTGTCGTAGGTCGCTCTCAAGGGCAGCAGCAGGAAAAGAAGCAGTTTGACCTTTTAAGTGATCTTGGCTCAGACATCTTTGCTGCTCCAGCACCTCAGTCAACAGCTACAGCCAATTTTGCTAACTTTGCACATTTCAACAGTCATGCAG CTCAGAATTCTGCAAATGCAGATTTTGCAAACTTTGATGCATTTGGACAGTCTAGTGGTTCGAGTAATTTTGGAGGTTTCCCCACAGCAAGTCACTCTTCTTTTCAGCCCCAAACTACAG GTGGAAGTGCTGGATCAGTAAATGCTAATTTTGCTCATTTTGATAACTTCCCCAAATCCTCCAGTGCTGATTTTGGAACCTTCAGTACTTCCCAGAGTCATCAAACAGCATCAGCTGTTAGTAAAGTTCCAGCGAGCAAAGCTGGTCTACAGACTACAGACAAATACGCCGCACTTGCTAATTTAGACAATATCTTCAGTGCTGGGCAAG gtGGTGATCAGGGTAGTGGCTTTGGGACCACAGGCAAAGCTCCTGTTGGTTCTGTGGTTTCAGTTCCCAGTCAGTCAAGTGCATCTTCAGACAAGTATGCAGCCCTGGCAGAACTGGACAGTGTTTTCAGCTCTGCAGCCACCTCCAGCAACGCATACACTTCGACGAGTAATGCTAGCAGGTGCCTCGT tAATGTTTTTGGAACAGTGCCAGTGGGTGCTTCTGCACAGACCCAGCCTGCTTCTTCAAGTGTGCCTGCTCCGTTTGGAG ctacaccTTCTACAAATCCATttgttgctgctgctggtccTTCTGTGGCATCTTCTACAAATCCATTTCAGACCAATGCCAGAGGAGCGACAg CAGCGACCTTTGGCACTGCATCAATGAGCATGCCGGCAGGGTTCGGTACTCCCGCTCCCTATAGTCTTCCCACCAGCTTTAGCGGCAGCTTCCAGCAGCCTGCCTTCCCAGCCCAGGCGGCTTTCCCTCAGCAGACAGCTTTTTCTCAACAGCCCAATG GTGCAGGTTTTGCAGCATTTGGACAAAGCAAGCCAGTGGTAACCCCTTTTGGTCAAGTTGCAGCTGCTGGAGTGTCTAGTAATCCTTTTATG aCTGGTGCACCGACAGGACAATTTCCAACAGGAAGCTCATCAACCAATCCTTTCTTATAG
- the AGFG1 gene encoding arf-GAP domain and FG repeat-containing protein 1 isoform X5, whose product MAASAKRKQEEKHLKMLRDMTGLPHNRKCFDCDQRGPTYVNMTVGSFVCTSCSGSLRGLNPPHRVKSISMTTFTQQEIEFLQKHGNEVCKQIWLGLFDDRSSAIPDFRDPQKVKEFLQEKYEKKRWYVPPEQAKVVASVHASISGSSASSTSSTPEVKPLKSLLGDSAPALHLNKGTPSQSPVVGRSQGQQQEKKQFDLLSDLGSDIFAAPAPQSTATANFANFAHFNSHAAQNSANADFANFDAFGQSSGSSNFGGFPTASHSSFQPQTTAFRMLSSSCSFGEFTSAFPLQATNSGSAGSVNANFAHFDNFPKSSSADFGTFSTSQSHQTASAVSKVPASKAGLQTTDKYAALANLDNIFSAGQGGDQGSGFGTTGKAPVGSVVSVPSQSSASSDKYAALAELDSVFSSAATSSNAYTSTSNASRCLVNVFGTVPVGASAQTQPASSSVPAPFGATPSTNPFVAAAGPSVASSTNPFQTNARGATATFGTASMSMPAGFGTPAPYSLPTSFSGSFQQPAFPAQAAFPQQTAFSQQPNGFAAFGQSKPVVTPFGQVAAAGVSSNPFMTGAPTGQFPTGSSSTNPFL is encoded by the exons GCGAGGGTTAAATCCACCACACAGGGTGAAATCCATCTCCATGACAACATTCACACAACAGGAAATTGAATTCCTtcaaaaacatggaaatgaa GTCTGTAAACAGATTTGGCTAGGATTGTTTGATGATAGATCTTCAGCAATTCCAGACTTCAGGGATCCACAAAAAGTGAAAGAGTTCCtacaagaaaaatatgaaaagaaaagatg GTATGTCCCACCAGAACAAGCCAAAGTGGTGGCATCAGTTCATGCATCTATTTCAGGGTCCTCTGCCAGTAGCACAAGCAGCACACCTGAGGTCAAACCACTGAAATCTCTTTTAGGAGATTCAGCACCAGCACTGCACCTAAATAAGGGCACACCTAGTCAG TCCCCTGTCGTAGGTCGCTCTCAAGGGCAGCAGCAGGAAAAGAAGCAGTTTGACCTTTTAAGTGATCTTGGCTCAGACATCTTTGCTGCTCCAGCACCTCAGTCAACAGCTACAGCCAATTTTGCTAACTTTGCACATTTCAACAGTCATGCAG CTCAGAATTCTGCAAATGCAGATTTTGCAAACTTTGATGCATTTGGACAGTCTAGTGGTTCGAGTAATTTTGGAGGTTTCCCCACAGCAAGTCACTCTTCTTTTCAGCCCCAAACTACAG CATTTAGAATGCTTTCATCTAGCTGCAGTTTTGGTGAATTTACTTCAGCTTTTCCTCTCCAGGCTACCAACA GTGGAAGTGCTGGATCAGTAAATGCTAATTTTGCTCATTTTGATAACTTCCCCAAATCCTCCAGTGCTGATTTTGGAACCTTCAGTACTTCCCAGAGTCATCAAACAGCATCAGCTGTTAGTAAAGTTCCAGCGAGCAAAGCTGGTCTACAGACTACAGACAAATACGCCGCACTTGCTAATTTAGACAATATCTTCAGTGCTGGGCAAG gtGGTGATCAGGGTAGTGGCTTTGGGACCACAGGCAAAGCTCCTGTTGGTTCTGTGGTTTCAGTTCCCAGTCAGTCAAGTGCATCTTCAGACAAGTATGCAGCCCTGGCAGAACTGGACAGTGTTTTCAGCTCTGCAGCCACCTCCAGCAACGCATACACTTCGACGAGTAATGCTAGCAGGTGCCTCGT tAATGTTTTTGGAACAGTGCCAGTGGGTGCTTCTGCACAGACCCAGCCTGCTTCTTCAAGTGTGCCTGCTCCGTTTGGAG ctacaccTTCTACAAATCCATttgttgctgctgctggtccTTCTGTGGCATCTTCTACAAATCCATTTCAGACCAATGCCAGAGGAGCGACAg CGACCTTTGGCACTGCATCAATGAGCATGCCGGCAGGGTTCGGTACTCCCGCTCCCTATAGTCTTCCCACCAGCTTTAGCGGCAGCTTCCAGCAGCCTGCCTTCCCAGCCCAGGCGGCTTTCCCTCAGCAGACAGCTTTTTCTCAACAGCCCAATG GTTTTGCAGCATTTGGACAAAGCAAGCCAGTGGTAACCCCTTTTGGTCAAGTTGCAGCTGCTGGAGTGTCTAGTAATCCTTTTATG aCTGGTGCACCGACAGGACAATTTCCAACAGGAAGCTCATCAACCAATCCTTTCTTATAG
- the AGFG1 gene encoding arf-GAP domain and FG repeat-containing protein 1 isoform X6 — MAASAKRKQEEKHLKMLRDMTGLPHNRKCFDCDQRGPTYVNMTVGSFVCTSCSGSLRGLNPPHRVKSISMTTFTQQEIEFLQKHGNEVCKQIWLGLFDDRSSAIPDFRDPQKVKEFLQEKYEKKRWYVPPEQAKVVASVHASISGSSASSTSSTPEVKPLKSLLGDSAPALHLNKGTPSQSPVVGRSQGQQQEKKQFDLLSDLGSDIFAAPAPQSTATANFANFAHFNSHAAQNSANADFANFDAFGQSSGSSNFGGFPTASHSSFQPQTTAFRMLSSSCSFGEFTSAFPLQATNSGSAGSVNANFAHFDNFPKSSSADFGTFSTSQSHQTASAVSKVPASKAGLQTTDKYAALANLDNIFSAGQGGDQGSGFGTTGKAPVGSVVSVPSQSSASSDKYAALAELDSVFSSAATSSNAYTSTSNASSNVFGTVPVGASAQTQPASSSVPAPFGATPSTNPFVAAAGPSVASSTNPFQTNARGATATFGTASMSMPAGFGTPAPYSLPTSFSGSFQQPAFPAQAAFPQQTAFSQQPNGAGFAAFGQSKPVVTPFGQVAAAGVSSNPFMTGAPTGQFPTGSSSTNPFL, encoded by the exons GCGAGGGTTAAATCCACCACACAGGGTGAAATCCATCTCCATGACAACATTCACACAACAGGAAATTGAATTCCTtcaaaaacatggaaatgaa GTCTGTAAACAGATTTGGCTAGGATTGTTTGATGATAGATCTTCAGCAATTCCAGACTTCAGGGATCCACAAAAAGTGAAAGAGTTCCtacaagaaaaatatgaaaagaaaagatg GTATGTCCCACCAGAACAAGCCAAAGTGGTGGCATCAGTTCATGCATCTATTTCAGGGTCCTCTGCCAGTAGCACAAGCAGCACACCTGAGGTCAAACCACTGAAATCTCTTTTAGGAGATTCAGCACCAGCACTGCACCTAAATAAGGGCACACCTAGTCAG TCCCCTGTCGTAGGTCGCTCTCAAGGGCAGCAGCAGGAAAAGAAGCAGTTTGACCTTTTAAGTGATCTTGGCTCAGACATCTTTGCTGCTCCAGCACCTCAGTCAACAGCTACAGCCAATTTTGCTAACTTTGCACATTTCAACAGTCATGCAG CTCAGAATTCTGCAAATGCAGATTTTGCAAACTTTGATGCATTTGGACAGTCTAGTGGTTCGAGTAATTTTGGAGGTTTCCCCACAGCAAGTCACTCTTCTTTTCAGCCCCAAACTACAG CATTTAGAATGCTTTCATCTAGCTGCAGTTTTGGTGAATTTACTTCAGCTTTTCCTCTCCAGGCTACCAACA GTGGAAGTGCTGGATCAGTAAATGCTAATTTTGCTCATTTTGATAACTTCCCCAAATCCTCCAGTGCTGATTTTGGAACCTTCAGTACTTCCCAGAGTCATCAAACAGCATCAGCTGTTAGTAAAGTTCCAGCGAGCAAAGCTGGTCTACAGACTACAGACAAATACGCCGCACTTGCTAATTTAGACAATATCTTCAGTGCTGGGCAAG gtGGTGATCAGGGTAGTGGCTTTGGGACCACAGGCAAAGCTCCTGTTGGTTCTGTGGTTTCAGTTCCCAGTCAGTCAAGTGCATCTTCAGACAAGTATGCAGCCCTGGCAGAACTGGACAGTGTTTTCAGCTCTGCAGCCACCTCCAGCAACGCATACACTTCGACGAGTAATGCTAGCAG tAATGTTTTTGGAACAGTGCCAGTGGGTGCTTCTGCACAGACCCAGCCTGCTTCTTCAAGTGTGCCTGCTCCGTTTGGAG ctacaccTTCTACAAATCCATttgttgctgctgctggtccTTCTGTGGCATCTTCTACAAATCCATTTCAGACCAATGCCAGAGGAGCGACAg CGACCTTTGGCACTGCATCAATGAGCATGCCGGCAGGGTTCGGTACTCCCGCTCCCTATAGTCTTCCCACCAGCTTTAGCGGCAGCTTCCAGCAGCCTGCCTTCCCAGCCCAGGCGGCTTTCCCTCAGCAGACAGCTTTTTCTCAACAGCCCAATG GTGCAGGTTTTGCAGCATTTGGACAAAGCAAGCCAGTGGTAACCCCTTTTGGTCAAGTTGCAGCTGCTGGAGTGTCTAGTAATCCTTTTATG aCTGGTGCACCGACAGGACAATTTCCAACAGGAAGCTCATCAACCAATCCTTTCTTATAG
- the AGFG1 gene encoding arf-GAP domain and FG repeat-containing protein 1 isoform X13 has product MTTFTQQEIEFLQKHGNEVCKQIWLGLFDDRSSAIPDFRDPQKVKEFLQEKYEKKRWYVPPEQAKVVASVHASISGSSASSTSSTPEVKPLKSLLGDSAPALHLNKGTPSQSPVVGRSQGQQQEKKQFDLLSDLGSDIFAAPAPQSTATANFANFAHFNSHAAQNSANADFANFDAFGQSSGSSNFGGFPTASHSSFQPQTTAFRMLSSSCSFGEFTSAFPLQATNSGSAGSVNANFAHFDNFPKSSSADFGTFSTSQSHQTASAVSKVPASKAGLQTTDKYAALANLDNIFSAGQGGDQGSGFGTTGKAPVGSVVSVPSQSSASSDKYAALAELDSVFSSAATSSNAYTSTSNASRCLVNVFGTVPVGASAQTQPASSSVPAPFGATPSTNPFVAAAGPSVASSTNPFQTNARGATAATFGTASMSMPAGFGTPAPYSLPTSFSGSFQQPAFPAQAAFPQQTAFSQQPNGAGFAAFGQSKPVVTPFGQVAAAGVSSNPFMTGAPTGQFPTGSSSTNPFL; this is encoded by the exons ATGACAACATTCACACAACAGGAAATTGAATTCCTtcaaaaacatggaaatgaa GTCTGTAAACAGATTTGGCTAGGATTGTTTGATGATAGATCTTCAGCAATTCCAGACTTCAGGGATCCACAAAAAGTGAAAGAGTTCCtacaagaaaaatatgaaaagaaaagatg GTATGTCCCACCAGAACAAGCCAAAGTGGTGGCATCAGTTCATGCATCTATTTCAGGGTCCTCTGCCAGTAGCACAAGCAGCACACCTGAGGTCAAACCACTGAAATCTCTTTTAGGAGATTCAGCACCAGCACTGCACCTAAATAAGGGCACACCTAGTCAG TCCCCTGTCGTAGGTCGCTCTCAAGGGCAGCAGCAGGAAAAGAAGCAGTTTGACCTTTTAAGTGATCTTGGCTCAGACATCTTTGCTGCTCCAGCACCTCAGTCAACAGCTACAGCCAATTTTGCTAACTTTGCACATTTCAACAGTCATGCAG CTCAGAATTCTGCAAATGCAGATTTTGCAAACTTTGATGCATTTGGACAGTCTAGTGGTTCGAGTAATTTTGGAGGTTTCCCCACAGCAAGTCACTCTTCTTTTCAGCCCCAAACTACAG CATTTAGAATGCTTTCATCTAGCTGCAGTTTTGGTGAATTTACTTCAGCTTTTCCTCTCCAGGCTACCAACA GTGGAAGTGCTGGATCAGTAAATGCTAATTTTGCTCATTTTGATAACTTCCCCAAATCCTCCAGTGCTGATTTTGGAACCTTCAGTACTTCCCAGAGTCATCAAACAGCATCAGCTGTTAGTAAAGTTCCAGCGAGCAAAGCTGGTCTACAGACTACAGACAAATACGCCGCACTTGCTAATTTAGACAATATCTTCAGTGCTGGGCAAG gtGGTGATCAGGGTAGTGGCTTTGGGACCACAGGCAAAGCTCCTGTTGGTTCTGTGGTTTCAGTTCCCAGTCAGTCAAGTGCATCTTCAGACAAGTATGCAGCCCTGGCAGAACTGGACAGTGTTTTCAGCTCTGCAGCCACCTCCAGCAACGCATACACTTCGACGAGTAATGCTAGCAGGTGCCTCGT tAATGTTTTTGGAACAGTGCCAGTGGGTGCTTCTGCACAGACCCAGCCTGCTTCTTCAAGTGTGCCTGCTCCGTTTGGAG ctacaccTTCTACAAATCCATttgttgctgctgctggtccTTCTGTGGCATCTTCTACAAATCCATTTCAGACCAATGCCAGAGGAGCGACAg CAGCGACCTTTGGCACTGCATCAATGAGCATGCCGGCAGGGTTCGGTACTCCCGCTCCCTATAGTCTTCCCACCAGCTTTAGCGGCAGCTTCCAGCAGCCTGCCTTCCCAGCCCAGGCGGCTTTCCCTCAGCAGACAGCTTTTTCTCAACAGCCCAATG GTGCAGGTTTTGCAGCATTTGGACAAAGCAAGCCAGTGGTAACCCCTTTTGGTCAAGTTGCAGCTGCTGGAGTGTCTAGTAATCCTTTTATG aCTGGTGCACCGACAGGACAATTTCCAACAGGAAGCTCATCAACCAATCCTTTCTTATAG